Proteins encoded in a region of the Vicia villosa cultivar HV-30 ecotype Madison, WI linkage group LG5, Vvil1.0, whole genome shotgun sequence genome:
- the LOC131605226 gene encoding uncharacterized protein LOC131605226, protein MANSVTVNKKTTKHTFSCSFYREDITPLVRLSTRVTGQNLDEFRKTYGHILLMLTTRIDEWGLYTLLQFYDSELRCFTFQDYQLAPTLEEYAHILQIKVQPKVPFVCAPEKPKMDRIAGALYLSMKDVKDNWKPNGGTHGFYVKFLMREAETLADKEKWKEFNALLAVMIYGLVMFPNIPNFVDLTAICLFMDQNPVPTLLADTYYAIHSRYGKKGSVGGCLPILYEWFSSHLPKSGAFVTTRDSQKWPQRIMGLTANDIVWYHLRTDIEQVITRCGSFGNVPLIGTKGVINYNPKLALRQLGFVLKDKPLDKEIFESVCFEKGTDPEGLEKVRSAWNKIHTEDRTTLGGKNAIAKKAYTEWVEERVKERLLPFPKVSPLYEQPPEILTATVPAEEYNQVHVENIRLREKGEDAKIKYFLVDQKRAELAHEVHQMVFLSD, encoded by the exons ATGGCTAACAGTGTGACCGTCAACAAAAAGACTACGAAGCATACCTTCTCTTGCAGTTTCTACCGTGAGGATATAACACCTTTGGTCCGATTGAGCACCCGAGTTACTGGGCAAAATTTGGATGAATTCAGAAAGACTTATGGCCACATTCTGCTTATGTTAACTACTCGTATTGATGAGTGGGGTCTCTatactcttcttcagttttaTGATTCTGAGCTGCGCTGCTTTACCTTTCAAGATTACCAACTAGCCCCTACCCTCGAAGAGTATGCACACATTCTTCAAATCAAAGTTCAACCTAAGGTTCCTTTTGTGTGTGCACCCGAGAAGCCCAAAATGGATCGCattgctggtgctctttatttgagcatgaaggaCGTTAAGGATAATtggaagcctaatggtgggaCCCATGGATTCTATGTGAAATTTCTGATGAGGGAAGCTGAAACCCTTGCTGATAAGGAAAAgtggaaagaattcaatgctctccTGGCCGTCATGATCTATGGATTAGTGATGTTCCCGAATATTCCAAATTTTGTTGATCTCACTGCCATTTGTCTCTTCATGGATCAAAATCCTGTACCCACTCTGTTGGCCGACACTTATTATGCCATCCATTCTAGGTATGGAAAAAAGGGATCAGTTGGGGGTTGTTTGCCAATACTGTACGAATGGTTTTCTTCACATTTGCCTAAAAGCGGAGCATTTGTCACTACAAGAGATTCACAGAAGTGGCCCCAAAGGATTATGGGACTTACTGCAAATGATATTGTTTGGTATCACCTCCGAACGGACATCGAGCAAGTTATAACCAGATGTGGAAGTTTTGGCAATGTTCCTCTCATAGGGACAAAAGGAGTTATCAACTATAATCCGAAGCTAGCACTGCGCCAGTTGGGTTTTGTGCTGAAGGACAAGCCTTTGGATAAAGAGATATTTGAGTCcgtttgttttgaaaaaggaaCCGATCCAGAAGGTTTAGAGAAAGTAAGGAGTGCGTGGAACAAAATTCATACAGAAGACCGAACTACCTTGGGGGGAAAGAATGCTATTGCTAAGAAAGCTTATACtgaatgggttgaagaaagaGTTAAGGAGCGCCTgctgcctttcccgaaggttagccCTCTATATGAACAACCACCTGAGATTTTAACTGCCACTGTACCAGCTGAGGAGTACAACCAAGTACATGTGGAGAATATCAGGTTGCGAGAAAAAGGGGAAGACGCTAAAATAAAGTACTTCTTGGTGGATCAgaaaagggctgaattagcacatgag GTACATCAGATGGTGTTCTTATCTGACTGA
- the LOC131605225 gene encoding uncharacterized protein LOC131605225, which produces MDQLRDDLIQMRTQVTAQMAQFMEVMQNMADRQEELRIRMDTVAQVVADPPQRNPADIRVNGEPVIAGPGVIPPAANQGNPRGPPQPTLEGQTTQQIRRAAAIPVLEEDQHEDLFPESEWGFPQDAGRMFRGLEERMRAMEGQGLGMDINDLGLVPGVRVPPKFKVPDFEKYKGNTCPKTHVRAYYRKMHVYSEDEGLLMHFFQDSLTGASLEWYMRLERTHIRSWRDLVDAFIRQYQYNVDMAPNRTQLQNLSQKANESFKEYAQKWRELAARVQPPMLEREMMDLFTNTLEGQYYSACSASSSFAELVMIGERIESGIKAGRIQNPSAASSSSGAGGKKPYNGFAKKREGETSAAYYGSGRNQAHQQVAAVTIPNAPFQHQQQGYQPRQYQQRPKLPERAFDPIPMTYAQVLPYLLDLNFVQLRTLATPAKLPANWDANARCEFHSGSPGHNIENCKALKHKVQDLLDSKAIEFTPTQGPNVVQNPMPPHGTHAANAIEVVEDTHLVKDVIELGSLLPLLKKELLRMRLYAGCREFCPNCMVTSSVCDKVKDGIQQLMDSGYLQFERVRRPEKVENAVNVASIPYTPAKIPIPTRAPPLVITLPGPVPYNSEKAIPWNYGGEVFYQGAKYEVKAPVEKEDVDNVVGIGRMTRSGRIFNPPQNTRDDDAEALAQAKGKRVVEDTVGRGQSSNSEDTVAKEMEEFLKIIKKSEYKVVDQLSQTQSKISILQLLLCSETHRNALLRLLGTAFVPPEISVNQLEGVVSNINAGNGLGFTDADLPPEGRKHNRALHISVECKGTMLSRVLVNNGSSLNVLPKSSLMRLDYSGVEIRPSELTVRAFDGSKRSVFGEVDLPVMIGPQLFTITFFVMDIHPAYSCLLGRPWIHAAGAVTSTLHQKLKFATQGKIVTICGEEEHLVSHLASFKYIDVEGEVHETPCQAFEAVQTIKIPYVEKKKLEAPMSSLKEAKAVVESGHPEGWGRVLDLPIKQDKCGIGYQLGQSSSDGSFKKPGTFIPIKFSSAGIVKDHICVADDDVDSDYDIEEWIKPCVPGQKLLNWSSEDIVSIALDQKSTSPPDSIDNDLAMPRYDFDNPIYAAEEGDEEDCELPDELARLLKQEEKVIEPHQEPIETVNLGTEEMRREVKIGASLNENVKEKLIGMLKEYSDIFAWSYEDMPGLDTDIVVHRLPLKENSPPVKQKLRRTRPDMSKKIQEEVQKQFDAGFLAVTVYPPWVANIVPVPKKDGKVRMCVDYRDLNRASPKDDFPLPHIDVLVDNTAQFSVFSFMDGFSGYNQIKMAPEDMEKTTFITPWGTFCYKVMPFGLKNAGATYQRAMVTSFHDMIHKEIEVYVDDMIAKSHTEEEHLVHLKKLFERLRKFRLRLNPNKCTFGVRSGKLLGFIVSERGIEVDPAKVKAIQEMPEPRTEKQVRGFLGRLNYIARFISHLTATCEPIFKLLRKNQAIKWDDNCQKAFDKVKEYLQEPPILMPPVEGRPLIMYLTVLENSMGCVLGQHDESGRKEHAIYYLSKKFTDCESRYSLLEKTCCALAWAARRLRQYMLTHTTLLISKMDPIKYIFEKPALTGRIARWQMILTEYDIQYTTQKAIKSSIIADYLAHQPVDDYQSMYFEFPDEDIMCVAETPESQDQEEGPEPGARWTLVFDGASNALGNGIGAVLTSPTGFHIPFTARICFDCTNNVAEYEACIYGIEAAIDLRIKNLAVYGDSALVISQINGDWETRHPNLIPYREHVAKLVQYFDEITFDHIPREENHLADALATLASMFKVKWDNEAPSIVIKRLDEPAFCGVIDNVPDEKPWFYDIKKFLETQEYPEGASLIDRKTLKRLSAKFFIAGGVLYKRNFDSVLLRCVDRHEAAKIMQEVHEGSFGTHASGHTMARKILRAGYYWSTLEHDCFNHVVVCYKCQVYADKVHVPPVPLNVLTSPWPFAMWGIDMIGEIKPTASNGHRFILVAIDYFTKWVEAASYANVSKQVVTRFIKHHIICRYGVPERIITDNGSNLNNKMMKELCENFKITHHNSSPYRPKMNGAVEAAYKNIKKIVQKMVVTYKDWHEMLPFALHGYRTSVRTSTGATPFSLVYGMEAILPVEVEIPSLRVLTDVKLSEADWVQTRFDQLNLIDEKRLAAICHGQAYQKKMKRAFDKKIRPRHFQVGDLVLKKILPIHNDPRGKWTPNYEGPYVVKKVFSGGAMILSTMDGEDFPLPVNADAVKKYFA; this is translated from the exons ATGGATCAGTTAAGGGACGATCTTATCCAGATGAGAACTCAGGTTACTGCTCAGATGGCTCAGTTCATGGAAGTCATGCAAAACATGGCTGATCGCCAAGAAGAACTCAGAATCAGGATGGACACAGTTGCTCAGGTTGTTGCGGACCCCCCGCAAAGAAATCCTGCTGATATTCGTGTCAATGGTGAACCTGTGATCGCAGGACCTGGTGTAATTCCTCCTGCTGCTAATCAAGGTAATCCCCGGGGGCCTCCCCAGCCTACTCTTGAAGGACAAACCACACAACAAATCAGAAGGGCTGCTGCTATCCCCGTGTTGGAAGAAGACCAACACGAGGATTTGTTTCCTGAAAGTGAATGGGGATTTCCACAGGATGCTGGAAGGATGTTTAGAGGtttggaggaaaggatgagggcAATGGAAGGCCAAGGATTGGgtatggatatcaatgacttgggttTAGTTCCTGGCGTCCGCGTGCCGCCGAAATTCAAGGtacccgacttcgagaaatacaagggGAACACTTGTCCTAAGACACATGTTCGAGCTTACTATCGCAAAATGCATGTATACTCTGAGGACGAAGGACTGTTGATGCACTTTTTCCAAGATAGCCTGactggggcatccttggaatggtATATGAGGTTGGAGAGAACTCACATCCGAAGTTGGAGAGACCTGGTTGATGCCTTCATAAGGCAGTATCAGTATAATGTTGACATGGCACCAAATCGCACTCAGTTACAGAATTTATCCCAGAAAGCTAATgagtccttcaaagaatatgcgcAGAAATGGCGCGAGCTGGCGGCTAGGGTCCAGCCACCCATGTTGGAAAGAGAAATGATGGACCTGTTCACCAACACTCTGGAGGGTCAATACTACTCCGCCTGCTCTGCATCCTCAAGTTTTGCCGAGTTGGTTATGATTGGTGAGCGAATTGAAAGTGGAATTAAGGCTGGTAGAATACAGAATCCAAGTGCTGCTAGTTCCTCCTCTGGGGCTGGTGGAAAGAAGCCATATAATGGGTTTGCTAAGAAAAGAGAAGGTGAAACGAGTGCTGCCTACTATGGTAGTGGCAGAAATCAGGCTCATCAACAAGTAGCCGCTGTGACTATCCCAAATGCTCCCTTCCAACATCAACAACAAGGGTATCAGCCACGTCAGTACCAACAACGGCCGAAATTGCCAGAAAGAGCTTTTGATCCGATCCCAATGACATACGCCCAAGTATTGCCATATCTCCTCGATTTGAACTTTGTCCAGTTGAGGACTTTGGCCACTCCTGCTAAGTTGCCTGCCAATTGGGATGCCAATGCAAGATGTGAGTTCCACTCTGGGTCACCTGGACATAATATCGAAAACTGTAAAGCGTTGAAGCATaaagtccaggatcttctcgaCTCCAAAGCCATCGAGTTTACTCCTACTCAAGGACCTAATGTTGTTCAGAATCCTATGCCTCCCCATGGAACCCATGCGGCAAATGCTATTGAGGTTGTCGAAGACACTCACCTGGTTAAGGATGTGATCGAATTGGGTTCATTGTTGCCATTATTGAAGAAGGAATTGTTGAGGATGAGACTATACGCTGGTTGTAGAGAATTCTGTCCTAATTGCATGGTCACTTCATCAGTTTGTGATAAGGTGAAAGATGGGATCCAACAGTTGATGGATAGTGGGTATCTACAGTTTGAGCGTGTGCGACGTCCTGAAAAGGTTGAAAATGCAGTTAATGTGGCATCTATCCCGTATACTCCTGCCAAGATTCCAATTCCTACAAGAGCACCTCCTTTGGTTATTACACTTCCTGGTCCCGTCCCATATAACAGTGAAAAAGCAATCCCATGGAATTATGGAGGAGAAGTTTTCTACCAAGGGGCCAAGTATGAGGTTAAAGCGCCggttgagaaagaagatgttgataATGTTGTGGGCATTGGAAGAATGACGAGAAGTGGTCGTATTTTCAACCCTCCCCAGAATACTCGTGATGACGATGCAGAAGCTCTAGCTCAAGCAAAAGGGAAAAGAGTGGTAGAGGATACAGTGGGCCGGGGGCAAAGCTCCAATTCTGAAGATACTGTGGccaaagagatggaagagttcctaaAGATCATCAAGAAAAGTGAGTATAAAGTAGTTGACCAATTGAGTCAAACTCAATCTAAGATCTCGATCTTACAGTTGCTCTTATGCTCCGAGACCCATCGAAATGCTTTATTGAGACTCCTAGGCACTGCCTTTGTCCCTCCGGAGATCTCAGTAAATCAGCTTGAAGGGGTTGTGTCTAATATCAATGCTGGAAATGGATTGGGATTCACTGATGCAGATTTGCCTCCTGAAGGTAGAAAACATAATAGAGCTTTGCACATATCTGTGGAGTGCAAGGGGACCATGCTATCTCGTGTTCTTGTTAATAATGGATCTTCTTTGAATGTGTTACCAAAGTCGTCTTTGATGAGGCTAGACTATTCTGGTGTTGAGATAAGGCCAAGCGAATTAACTGTGAGAGCCTTTGATGGCTCAAAGAGGTCGGTGTTTGGGGAGGTTGATTTACCAGTGATGATAGGTCCTCAACTCTTCACTATTACTTTCTTTGTGATGGATATCCACCCGGCTTACAGTTGTCTCCTGGGACGtccatggatccatgctgctggggccgtgACTTCCACACTGCATCAAAAACTCAAATTCGCCACTCAGGGGAAGATAGTCACGATATGTGGGGAGGAAGAGCATCTGGTAAGCCATCTTGCGTCTTTCAAATATATTGATGTGGAAGGGGAGGTCCACGAAACACCTTGTCAAGCGTTTGAGGCTGTCCAGACTATCAAGATCCCTTATGTCGAAAAGAAGAAGTTGGAGGCTCCTATGTCTTCACTAAAGGAAGCCAAAGCTGTGGTTGAATCTGGTCATCCTGAAGGATGGGGCCGAGTCTTGGATCTACCAATCAAGCAGGATAAGTGTGGGATTGGATATCAGTTGGGGCAGAGTTCTTCTGATGGGTCCTTCAAGAAGCCCGGAACCTTCATTCCGATCAAGTTCTCTAGTGCTGGCATCGTCAAGGATCATATTTGTGTTGCTGATGATGATGTGgatagtgattatgacattgaagaaTGGATCAAGCCGTGTGTCCCGGGACAGAAGCTTCTCAACTGGTCATCCGAAGACATCGTCTCAATTGCTCTTGATCAAAA ATCCACTTCTCCTCCAGATTCTATTGACAACGATCTTGCTATGCCTCGTTATGACTTTGACAACCCTATCTACgccgctgaagaaggggatgaagaagattgtgaattgcctgatgagttggccagattgttgaaacaagaagagaaagtgatcgaGCCGCATCAAGAGCCTATTGAGACGGTGAATCTCGGCACCGAAGAGATGAGAAGGGAGGTTAAAATAGGGGCTTCTTTGAAtgagaatgtgaaagaaaagttgaTTGGAATGTTGAAGGAGTATTCTGACATCTTCGCAtggtcttacgaagatatgcctggattaGATACGGATATTGTTGTGCACAGGCTACCCCTTAAAGAAAATTCTCCGCCCGTCAAACAGAAGCTCAGGAGAACACGTCCtgatatgtccaagaaaatccaagaagaggttcagaagcagtttgatgcaggttttcttgccgtaacagtttatccaccatgggtcgccaacattgtacctgtacctaagaaagatgggaaggtacgaatgtgtgtcgactatcgagatctgaatagggcgagcccgaaggatgatttcccgcttcctcacattgatgtattggtagataatactgctcagttctcagttttctcattcatggatggtttttctggttacaatcaaataaagatggcgcccgaggacatggaaaagacaacattcattacgccttggggcaccttttgttacaaggtcatgccgtttggattaaagaatgctggggcaacctatcaaagagctatggtgacttcgtttcacgacatgattcataaagagattgaggtctatgtggacgacatgattgcaaagtcccatACTGAAGAAGAGCACCTGGTTCATctgaagaaattgtttgaaaggtTAAGAAAGTTCAGGTTAAGGTTGAATCCCAATAAATGCACCTTCGGAGTGAGATCAGGAAAGCTGCTTGGTTTCATCGTAAGTGAAAGGGGTATCGAGGTCGATCCCGccaaggtaaaagctatacaagagatgcctgagccgagaactgaGAAACAGGTTCGTGGATTCTTGGGAAGGTTAAATTATATtgcaaggttcatctcacacctTACCGCCACGTGTGAACCTATCTTCAAGCTATTGAGAAAGAATCAGGCAATAAAGTGGGATGACAATTGTCAAAAGGCATTTGATAAGGTTAAAGAGTATTTGCAAGAGCCTCCAATCCTCATGCCTCCAGTGGAAGGTAGACCGTTGATTATGTACCTGACGGTTCTCGAGAATTcgatggggtgtgtgctgggtcagcatgacgagtctggtcgaaaagagcacgcaatttattaccttagcaaaaagtttaccgattgtgaatcgagatactcactactcgagaaaacttgctgtgctttggcatgggctgctcgccgactgagacagtatatgttgactcacaccactctattgatttcAAAGATGGACCCAATCAAATACATATTTGAGAAACCGGCATTGACAGggaggattgcccgttggcaaatgatcttgacagaatatgacatccaatacactaCTCAGAAGGCCATTAAAAGTAGTATAATTGCTGATTATCTTGCACATCAACCTGTGGACGACTACCAGTCTATGTACTTTGAGTTTcccgatgaagatataatgtgcgTGGCAGAAACTCCCGAAAGTCAAGATCAagaggaaggacctgaaccaggggcgcgatggacgctcgtgttcgatggtgcctctaatgcattgggtaatggtattggggctgtgcttacttctccaacaggttttcatattccatttacggccaggatttgttttgattgtactaATAATGTGGCTGAATACGAGGCTTGCATATATGGTATTGAGGCGGCCATTGATTTGAGGATTAAAAATCTCGCAGTTTATGGAGACTCTGCTTTGGTGATTAGTCAGATCAACGGAGATTGGGAAACACGCCACCCCAACTTGATTCCCTATAGAGAACATGTGGCGAAATTGGTtcaatactttgatgagatcaccttCGATCACATCCCTCGAGAGGAAAATCACTTGGCTGACGCTTTGGCCACTTTagcatctatgttcaaagtcaaatgGGACAATGAAGCGCCGTCAATTGTGATCAAAAGGTTGGATGAACCTGCATTCTGTGGCGTCATTGATAATGTGCCTgatgagaaaccatggttttatgacattaagaAATTTCTGGAAACCCAAGAGTATCCTGAGGGTGCTTCCCTCATAGATAGGAAAACTCTGAAGAGACTATCTGCCAAGTTCTTCATTGCTGGAGGTGTGTTGTACAAAAGGAACTTTGATTCtgtgttgctcagatgcgtggatagacacgaagcagcaaagatcatgcaagaggtgcatgaaggatcctttggtaCACATGCTAGTGGACATACCATGGCTAGGAAAatattgagagcaggttattattggtctaccttggaacatgattgtttcaaccatgtggtggtatgttacaaatgtcaagtgtatgcagaTAAGGTTCATGTACCTCCGGTTCCTCTGAATGTGTTGACATCTCCTTGGccgtttgctatgtggggcatcgatatgattggggaaattaagcccaccgcctctaacggacatcgcttcatccttgttgctattgactacttcaccaagtgggttgaagctgcgtcttatgcaaatgtctccaagcaagtagtgactcgcttcatcaagcaccatataatttgtcgttatggggttcctgaaaggattatcactgataatggatccaacctcaataacaagatgatgaaggaattatgcgagaatttcaagattacgcatcataactcctccccgtatcggccaaagatgaatggcgcagttgagGCGGCctataaaaacatcaagaagattgtgcaaaagatggtggtcacttataaggattggcatgagatgttgccctttgctttacatggttatcgtacctcggTGCGCACTTccactggggcaactcctttctcgttggtatatggcatggaagcgattCTCCcagttgaggttgagattccttcGTTAAGGGTATTAACAGATGTGAAGCTCAGCGAAGCTGATTGGGTCCAGACCAGATTTGATCaattgaacctcattgatgaaaagagactagcggccatatgccatgggcaagcctatcaaaagaagatgaagagagccttcgacaagaagattcgacctcgacactttcaggttggtgaccttgtgctcaagaagatcctgcctattcataacgatcctaggggaaagtggactccgaattacgaagggccttatgttgtaaagaaagtcttctcaggtggcgccatgatcctctcaactatggatggcgaagacttcccACTTCCTGTGAATGCcgacgcagttaaaaaatacttcgcataa
- the LOC131602125 gene encoding amidophosphoribosyltransferase, chloroplastic-like, translated as MAAPQTVSSSLSKPSPLSPPLNHTRFFPKPTLPCIPNNTPKPLFTLSSKNPLSDIIISHKNQTSPQDNDVFIEDDKPREECGVVGIYGDSEASRLCYLALHALQHRGQEGAGIVTVNNNILQSITGVGLVSDVFNESKLDQLPGSLAIGHVRYSTAGQSMLKNVQPFVAGYRFGSVGVAHNGNLVNYRTLRAKLEEKGSIFNTTSDTEVVLHLIATSKHRPFILRIVDACEKLEGAYSIVFVTEDKLVAVRDPFGFRPLVMGRRSNGAVVFASETCALDLIEATYEREVFPGEVVVVDDNGIQSLCLMSHPQPKQCIFEHIYFALPNSVVFGRSVYESRRRFGEVLATESPVDCDVVIAVPDSGVVAALGYAEKAGVPFQQGLIRSHYVGRTFIEPSQKIRDFGVKLKLSPVRAVLEGKRVVVVDDSIVRGTTSSKIVRLLKEAGAKEVHMRIACPPIIGSCYYGVDTPSSEELISNRMSVEEIRDFIGSDSLAFLPMNSLHTMLGNNSPNFCYACFSGKYPVEPRELKVKRVGDFVDDGLNGSLEQIDGGWVQANRNPKEVKASTGA; from the coding sequence ATGGCCGCACCTCAAACCGTCTCTTCCTCCCTCTCCAAACCCTCCCCTCTCTCCCCCCCTCTCAACCACACCCGTTTCTTCCCTAAACCCACTCTCCCCTGCATCCCCAACAACACCCCAAAACCCCTTTTCACACTCTCCTCCAAAAACCCACTTTCCGACATCATCATCTCACACAAAAACCAAACATCCCCACAAGACAACGATGTCTTCATCGAAGACGACAAGCCTCGTGAAGAGTGCGGCGTTGTCGGCATATACGGCGACTCAGAAGCTTCCCGTCTCTGTTACTTAGCCCTACATGCTCTCCAACACCGTGGCCAAGAAGGCGCCGGAATCGTCACCGTCAACAACAACATCCTCCAATCCATCACCGGCGTTGGCCTTGTCTCCGATGTCTTCAACGAATCTAAGCTCGATCAGTTACCCGGAAGCCTAGCTATTGGCCATGTTCGTTATTCCACTGCTGGACAATCCATGCTGAAAAATGTTCAACCTTTTGTTGCTGGGTACCGTTTTGGTTCTGTTGGGGTTGCTCATAACGGTAATTTGGTTAACTATCGCACTCTGAGAGCTAAGCTTGAAGAAAAAGGTTCAATTTTTAACACTACTTCTGATACTGAAGTTGTTCTTCATTTGATTGCTACTTCAAAGCATAGACCttttattttgagaattgttGATGCATGTGAGAAGCTTGAAGGGGCTTATTCTATTGTGTTTGTTACTGAGGATAAGCTTGTTGCTGTGAGAGATCCTTTCGGGTTTCGGCCTTTGGTTATGGGGAGAAGAAGTAATGGTGCTGTTgtttttgcttctgagacttGTGCTCTTGATTTGATTGAGGCTACTTATGAGAGGGAAGTGTTCCCTGGTGAGGTTGTTGTGGTTGACGATAACGGGATTCAGTCGCTCTGTCTGATGTCTCATCCGCAGCCGAAGCAATGTATTTTCGAGCATATTTACTTTGCTTTGCCTAATTCTGTTGTTTTTGGTAGGTCTGTGTATGAGTCGCGGAGACGATTCGGTGAGGTACTTGCTACTGAGAGTCCTGTTGATTGTGATGTTGTGATAGCGGTGCCTGATTCTGGTGTTGTTGCTGCACTTGGTTATGCTGAAAAAGCCGGTGTTCCTTTTCAACAAGGGTTGATTAGGTCACACTATGTAGGAAGGACTTTCATTGAGCCGTCTCAGAAAATTAGGGATTTCGGTGTGAAATTGAAGCTCTCGCCGGTTCGTGCTGTGCTTGAAGGTAAaagggttgttgttgttgatgattcaaTTGTGAGGGGAACAACATCCTCAAAGATTGTGAGGTTGCTTAAAGAAGCAGGTGCAAAAGAAGTTCACATGAGAATCGCATGTCCACCGATTATCGGTTCTTGTTATTACGGAGTCGATACACCTAGCTCCGAGGAGTTGATATCTAACCGGATGAGTGTTGAAGAAATAAGGGATTTTATCGGATCAGATTCACTCGCTTTTCTTCCAATGAATAGCTTGCATACCATGTTGGGGAATAACTCTCCTAATTTCTGTTATGCTTGTTTCTCTGGAAAATACCCTGTTGAACCACGAGAGCTCAAGGTTAAACGGGTCGGTGACTTTGTCGATGATGGTTTGAATGGAAGTTTGGAACAAATTGACGGCGGTTGGGTTCAAGCTAACCGAAATCCAAAAGAGGTGAAAGCTTCTACTGGTGCTTGA